A window of the Glycine soja cultivar W05 unplaced genomic scaffold, ASM419377v2 tig00029862_1_pilon, whole genome shotgun sequence genome harbors these coding sequences:
- the LOC114404386 gene encoding calumenin-A-like — protein sequence MSRAVVYILIATAILFFIFRSPLNHEESKGRLNRRFGYKLLERAPKFDPLVTNIERVVENKMYHEPAPRMLSNLDSTASVSDAVETYQYLTSGGKLNTTLRLIILFPLLDREPKDGVIDFNELEAWISQRATERLDYLTQAELDSKDKNRDLAVSFKEYLPQFSEMDIGKKEMGHGEAGWWMERFEVADINHNGLLNFTELKDFLHPEDSKNQEMLKWMLKDRLKRMDNENDGKLNFNEFEDHLYSTYESYMDFETNGGHVHSPKDKFVELDVNKDQFLSPEELIPILSYLYPGELAYAKYFTCYLMNEADDDGDGKLTLQEMLDHEFTFYNTVHADGYQESDDDHDEL from the exons ATGTCAAGGGCGGTGGTTTATATCCTAATAGCCACCGCCATATTGTTCTTCATATTCCGGTCCCCTTTGAATCATGAGGAGTCAAAGGGTCGCCTTAATCGCAGGTTTGGGTACAAACTACTTGAGCGAGCCCCAAAGTTTGACCCTCTTGTGACAAATATAGAGAGAGTGGTTGAAAACAAAATGTATCACGAACCTGCTCCTCGTATGTTGTCCAATTTGGATAGTACCGCATCAGTCAGTGATGCTGTAGAGACTTACCAATATCTTACCTCGGGTGGTAAATTGAACACGACGTTACGTTTGATCATTTTGTTCCctttgttagatagagaaccgAAAGATGGGGTGATCGATTTTAATGAGTTAGAGGCTTGGATTAGTCAACGAGCAACAGAGAGATTAGATTATCTCACGCAAGCTGAGTTGGATTCCAAAGACAAGAACAGGGATTTGGCCGTCTCTTTTAAAGAGTATTTACCTCAATTTTCTGAAATGGATATAG GGAAAAAGGAAATGGGGCATGGCGAAGCAGGATGGTGGATGGAAAGATTTGAAGTTGCAGACATTAATCACAATGGGCTTCTGAACTTCACCGAACTTAAAGA ttttttaCACCCCGAAGATAGCAAAAATCAAGAAATGTTGAAATGGATGTTGAAAGATAGACTAAa GCGCATGGACAATGAAAATGATGGGAAACTAAACTTCAATGAATTTGAAGACCATCTATATAGTACATATGAAAGTTATATGGACTTTGAAACTAATGGAGGACATGTGCATTCTCCAAAAGATAAATTTGTTGAGCTTGATGTGAACAAAGACCA ATTTTTGTCCCCAGAAGAATTGATACCGATACTTTCTTATCTCTACCCTGGAGAGCTAGCTTATGCTAAATATTTCACGTGTTACTTAATGAATGAG GCTGATGATGATGGAGATGGAAAGTTGACACTTCAAGAGATGCTTGATCATGAATTTACTTTCTACAACACAGTTCATGCTGATGGCTACCAAGAAAGCGATGATGACCATGATGAGCTTTGA